A single window of Paenibacillus sp. FSL H8-0537 DNA harbors:
- a CDS encoding response regulator — translation MYKVLLVDDEEETRSGLLQEIAWERHGFEIVDTAANGREAMELIERLEPDIVVTDISMPYMNGLELAEWTRKTYPLTRIVIFSGYDEFEYAKQAIGLQVDEYILKPFSAQQLLEVMDKVKERLNDEREKRENMQLLQEHYRTSLPVVKELFLSSLLSRKLPLRHIEEKAAKYELDLAGEAYIVSVLHTHVLEALPGVPLRTAESSLAASSDLDLKLFALRNVAEEVWGRLGLGKVFLHQDQVALLAVGHGGDATELMERTLGGLAEMLQNIRKYLRFPVTIGVSSALPDVAQLKQGYGEAQQALDYHNLVGSNRIICIDDVETRYVEELQFDELKEQALVRCLRVGTHEELEQLVAALFDEIEGVNAAYREYQLYMLEMMTAIMKLVKEAGLSLYEIAGYELQIYAELQQLSGLEETRSWYMSLCEKIRHHIASRRQSSYKQLVEEAVHYTKANFHDSELSIARLCSHLHISAGYFSSLFKKEVKLTFGGYLLQLRMEAAKELLRATELKTFEIAEKVGFSDPNYFSLCFKKNVGVSAKDYRNQAMNAEAP, via the coding sequence ATGTATAAAGTGCTGCTGGTGGATGATGAAGAAGAGACGCGCAGCGGACTGCTGCAGGAAATTGCATGGGAGCGCCATGGCTTTGAAATCGTAGATACGGCGGCGAACGGTCGGGAAGCGATGGAGCTGATCGAGCGTTTGGAGCCGGACATCGTAGTGACGGATATTAGCATGCCGTATATGAATGGCTTGGAGCTGGCGGAATGGACGAGGAAGACGTATCCGCTGACGCGCATCGTTATTTTTTCCGGCTATGATGAATTTGAATATGCCAAGCAGGCGATCGGCTTGCAGGTGGATGAGTATATTTTAAAGCCTTTTTCCGCGCAGCAGCTGCTTGAGGTGATGGACAAGGTGAAGGAGCGGCTCAATGATGAGCGTGAGAAACGGGAAAATATGCAGCTGCTGCAGGAGCATTATCGTACAAGCCTGCCGGTCGTAAAAGAGCTGTTCCTATCGTCACTGCTTTCCCGCAAGCTTCCGCTTCGGCATATTGAGGAGAAGGCAGCGAAATATGAGCTCGATTTGGCGGGGGAGGCGTACATTGTGTCCGTGCTGCACACGCATGTATTGGAAGCGCTTCCCGGTGTTCCGCTGCGGACGGCTGAAAGCTCGCTTGCGGCCTCCAGCGATCTCGACCTCAAGCTGTTTGCCCTTCGCAATGTGGCGGAGGAGGTGTGGGGCAGGCTCGGGCTGGGCAAGGTTTTTCTGCATCAGGATCAGGTGGCGCTGCTTGCAGTTGGACATGGAGGAGACGCCACGGAGCTAATGGAGCGGACGCTGGGCGGCCTCGCTGAAATGCTGCAAAATATCCGGAAATACTTGCGTTTTCCCGTGACAATTGGGGTCAGCTCGGCATTGCCTGATGTCGCGCAGCTGAAGCAGGGCTACGGGGAGGCGCAGCAGGCGCTGGATTATCATAATTTGGTGGGCAGCAACCGGATTATTTGCATTGACGATGTGGAAACACGCTACGTCGAGGAGCTGCAATTCGACGAGCTCAAGGAGCAAGCGCTCGTCCGGTGCCTGCGCGTAGGTACGCATGAGGAGCTGGAGCAGCTGGTGGCCGCGCTTTTTGATGAGATTGAAGGCGTTAATGCCGCTTACCGGGAGTACCAGCTGTACATGCTGGAGATGATGACGGCGATCATGAAGCTGGTGAAGGAAGCGGGGCTGAGCCTGTACGAAATAGCGGGCTATGAGCTGCAAATTTATGCGGAGCTGCAGCAGCTTAGCGGGCTTGAGGAGACGAGAAGCTGGTATATGTCGCTCTGCGAGAAAATTCGCCATCATATCGCCAGCCGCAGGCAAAGCTCCTACAAGCAGCTGGTTGAGGAAGCAGTGCATTATACAAAGGCAAACTTCCATGACAGCGAGCTGTCGATTGCCCGGCTGTGCAGCCATCTGCATATTAGCGCAGGCTACTTCAGCAGCCTGTTCAAGAAGGAAGTGAAGCTGACCTTCGGCGGTTATTTGCTTCAGCTGCGGATGGAGGCGGCGAAGGAGCTGCTGCGGGCAACAGAGCTGAAGACGTTTGAAATTGCCGAGAAGGTCGGCTTCTCGGACCCGAATTATTTTTCCCTATGCTTTAAGAAAAATGTCGGCGTCTCCGCCAAGGATTACCGCAATCAGGCGATGAATGCAGAGGCGCCATGA
- the kdpA gene encoding potassium-transporting ATPase subunit KdpA produces MDVLQMAVVIGIIMLIAKPLGHYLYSVFSNVPNRTDKLFGRVEAVIYSVIGLKNRQGMTWKKYALSFITLNFILVAISYVLLRLQSGLPLNPNGISSMEPTLVLNTVISFMTNTNLQHYSGETGLTYFAQMAVITMMMFTSAATGFSVAVAFVRGITSKGGTLGNFFEDFVKAHTRIFFPLAIVITLLLVALQVPQTLSPTLTVTTLTGAVQHIAIGPIASLESIKHLGTNGGGFFGANSAHPFENPNPLTNVIEILSMWALPAALPFMYGRFAKSSKQGWVIFSAMMALFLIFLTISYTAEKSGNPLIATLGIDASQGSMEGKEVRFGIAQSALFTTVTTAATTGSVNSMHDTLTPLGGLVPLAQMMLNVVFGGKGVGLVNMLMYAMLTVFICGLMVGRTPEFLGRKIEPREMKLIAITILVHPFIILAPTAVAFLTDLGQGAISNSGFHGITQVLYEYTSSAANNGSGFEGLADNTPFWNITTGLVMFFGRYMSMIALLAVAGSLSRKQWVPETIGTFRTDNSLFAVMLMGVVILIGALTFLPVIVTGPIAEFLTIR; encoded by the coding sequence GTGGACGTCCTGCAAATGGCGGTAGTCATCGGTATTATCATGCTGATCGCGAAGCCGCTTGGGCATTATTTATATTCCGTGTTTTCAAACGTTCCGAACCGTACCGACAAGCTGTTTGGGCGAGTCGAAGCGGTCATTTATTCCGTGATTGGACTCAAAAATCGCCAAGGCATGACCTGGAAAAAATATGCGCTCAGCTTTATTACACTCAATTTCATACTCGTAGCTATCAGCTATGTGCTGCTGCGACTGCAAAGCGGCCTGCCGCTTAATCCGAACGGGATCAGCAGCATGGAGCCTACGCTCGTCCTAAATACGGTCATCAGCTTTATGACCAATACGAATCTCCAGCATTACAGCGGTGAGACGGGGCTGACGTATTTTGCGCAAATGGCGGTCATTACGATGATGATGTTTACGTCAGCCGCCACCGGCTTTTCCGTCGCCGTCGCCTTCGTGCGCGGCATTACGAGCAAGGGCGGAACGCTCGGCAACTTTTTCGAGGATTTCGTCAAAGCGCATACGCGGATTTTCTTCCCGCTGGCTATTGTCATTACGCTGCTGCTTGTGGCGCTGCAAGTGCCGCAAACGCTTAGCCCTACCTTGACCGTTACGACGCTTACGGGCGCGGTTCAGCATATAGCCATCGGGCCAATCGCTTCGCTGGAGTCGATTAAGCATCTCGGTACGAATGGCGGCGGTTTTTTCGGAGCCAACTCCGCCCATCCGTTCGAAAATCCTAACCCGCTGACGAATGTCATTGAGATTTTGTCCATGTGGGCGCTGCCTGCCGCGCTGCCCTTCATGTACGGTCGGTTTGCGAAAAGCAGCAAGCAGGGCTGGGTTATTTTTTCGGCGATGATGGCATTGTTTCTGATCTTTCTTACGATTTCCTATACGGCTGAAAAAAGCGGCAACCCGCTGATCGCCACGCTCGGCATCGACGCTTCGCAAGGCAGCATGGAGGGCAAGGAGGTACGCTTCGGCATCGCCCAATCCGCGCTGTTCACAACGGTAACAACGGCGGCCACGACCGGCTCGGTCAATTCAATGCACGATACACTCACTCCGCTTGGCGGACTCGTTCCCCTTGCACAGATGATGCTGAACGTCGTCTTTGGCGGCAAAGGTGTCGGGCTCGTCAATATGCTGATGTATGCGATGCTGACGGTGTTCATTTGCGGGCTCATGGTCGGACGGACACCCGAGTTTCTGGGGCGAAAAATAGAACCGCGCGAAATGAAGCTGATTGCCATCACCATTCTCGTGCATCCGTTTATTATTCTCGCGCCAACGGCGGTGGCTTTTCTGACCGATCTGGGGCAAGGCGCTATATCCAATTCGGGCTTTCATGGCATTACGCAGGTGCTGTATGAATATACGTCCTCGGCCGCAAACAACGGCTCCGGGTTTGAAGGGCTTGCCGACAATACGCCTTTCTGGAATATAACGACAGGACTCGTGATGTTTTTCGGCAGATATATGTCGATGATTGCGCTGCTGGCTGTAGCCGGCTCACTTAGCCGCAAGCAGTGGGTACCAGAAACGATTGGCACGTTCCGCACGGACAATTCGCTGTTTGCGGTTATGCTAATGGGCGTCGTTATTTTGATCGGTGCGCTCACGTTTCTGCCCGTCATTGTCACAGGGCCAATTGCCGAGTTTTTAACGATCCGTTAA
- the kdpB gene encoding potassium-transporting ATPase subunit KdpB, whose protein sequence is MNDQRAKKRFTRPLVTEALKMSLLKLNPVHMIKNPVMFVVEIGTLIVLLMTVFPGYFDSQERIGFNLTVFIILLFTVLFANFAEALAEGRGKAQAGSLKKSKQEMMANKLLGDSIQIVPSTELRKGDIVIVSQGEMIPGDGEVIEGLASVDESAITGESAPVIKEAGGDFNSVTGGTRVISDHIKMRITSEPGETFIDRMIALVEGAKRQKTPNEIALNTLLISLTIIFLIVVVTLGPIVAYAGINLEIPVLIALLVCLIPTTIGGLLSAIGIAGMDRVTQFNVLAMSGKAVEAAGDINTMILDKTGTITFGNRMASEINPVGAAGADEAAAWAAISSLQDETPEGRSVLEWMKKHNKTYDAALGDNGQFVPFQAETRMSGIDLADGRLVRKGAVEAIRGWVLAQGGDIPADLAQETERIAKEGGTPLAIAVDQHIFGLIYLKDTVKPGMKERFEQLRTMGIKTIMCTGDNPFTAATIAREAGVDDFIAESKPEDKIAVIRREQAEGKLVAMTGDGTNDAPALAQADVGLAMNSGTTAAKEAANMVDLDSDPSKIIEVVSIGKQLLMTRGALTTFSIANDVAKYFAIIPAMFMLAIPQMQALNVMQLGSPLSAILSALIFNAIIIPLLIPLAMKGVTYRPLSAARLLSRNLLIYGLGGIIAPFIGIKLIDMMVHIWI, encoded by the coding sequence ATGAATGACCAACGTGCTAAAAAACGATTCACAAGGCCGCTTGTGACCGAGGCGCTGAAGATGAGCCTCCTCAAGCTGAATCCGGTTCATATGATAAAAAATCCGGTCATGTTCGTTGTTGAGATTGGAACGCTGATCGTTCTGCTCATGACCGTATTTCCAGGCTACTTCGACTCGCAGGAACGCATCGGCTTCAACTTGACTGTTTTCATTATTTTGCTGTTTACGGTGCTGTTCGCCAATTTTGCCGAGGCGTTAGCAGAAGGCCGCGGCAAAGCACAGGCCGGCTCGTTGAAAAAATCAAAGCAGGAAATGATGGCGAATAAGCTGCTGGGCGACAGCATTCAAATTGTCCCTTCTACGGAGCTTCGCAAAGGGGATATCGTCATCGTCTCGCAAGGAGAAATGATTCCCGGAGACGGCGAGGTCATTGAAGGCCTCGCTTCCGTCGATGAATCGGCTATTACCGGCGAATCAGCCCCCGTCATCAAGGAGGCCGGCGGCGATTTCAACTCCGTGACGGGCGGGACGCGGGTGATCAGCGATCACATCAAAATGCGAATCACGAGCGAGCCCGGCGAAACGTTTATCGATCGGATGATCGCTCTCGTCGAAGGGGCAAAGCGGCAAAAAACGCCGAATGAAATTGCCCTGAACACGCTGCTCATCAGCCTGACAATTATTTTCCTCATCGTCGTCGTCACGCTTGGCCCCATTGTCGCTTATGCGGGAATCAATCTAGAAATTCCCGTTCTTATCGCACTGCTCGTCTGCCTCATTCCGACGACGATTGGCGGCCTGCTGTCCGCCATCGGCATTGCGGGCATGGACCGGGTCACCCAGTTCAATGTGCTGGCGATGTCCGGGAAGGCGGTCGAAGCAGCTGGCGACATCAATACGATGATTTTGGATAAAACTGGGACGATCACCTTCGGCAATCGGATGGCTAGCGAAATCAATCCGGTGGGCGCCGCTGGAGCAGATGAAGCAGCGGCATGGGCCGCTATTTCCTCCCTGCAAGATGAAACGCCAGAAGGACGCTCGGTGCTGGAATGGATGAAAAAGCACAATAAAACCTATGATGCCGCGCTTGGCGATAACGGACAATTCGTTCCCTTTCAAGCCGAGACGCGCATGAGCGGTATCGATTTGGCCGATGGAAGGCTCGTGCGCAAAGGAGCCGTTGAAGCGATTCGCGGGTGGGTGCTCGCCCAAGGAGGAGATATACCCGCTGATCTGGCTCAGGAGACCGAACGGATCGCCAAGGAAGGCGGCACTCCGCTTGCCATCGCCGTCGATCAGCATATATTCGGCTTGATTTATTTGAAGGATACGGTCAAGCCGGGCATGAAGGAGCGGTTCGAGCAGCTGCGAACGATGGGCATCAAAACCATTATGTGTACGGGCGACAATCCATTTACGGCGGCTACCATCGCCAGAGAAGCAGGCGTCGACGATTTTATTGCCGAAAGCAAGCCGGAGGATAAAATCGCCGTCATCCGCCGCGAGCAAGCGGAAGGCAAGCTGGTCGCCATGACCGGAGACGGAACGAATGACGCGCCCGCACTCGCGCAGGCCGATGTCGGCCTGGCGATGAACAGCGGCACGACGGCCGCCAAGGAAGCAGCCAATATGGTTGATTTGGATTCCGACCCATCCAAAATTATTGAGGTCGTATCAATCGGCAAGCAGCTGCTTATGACGCGCGGCGCGCTCACGACCTTCAGCATTGCCAATGACGTTGCCAAATATTTCGCCATCATTCCAGCGATGTTTATGCTGGCGATTCCGCAAATGCAGGCGCTGAATGTGATGCAGCTCGGCTCGCCGCTGTCGGCAATTTTGTCGGCGCTCATCTTTAATGCGATCATTATTCCGCTGCTCATTCCGCTAGCGATGAAGGGCGTCACCTATCGTCCGCTCAGCGCCGCCCGCCTGCTTAGCCGCAATCTGCTCATTTACGGGCTCGGCGGAATAATCGCGCCGTTCATCGGCATCAAGCTCATCGATATGATGGTCCATATTTGGATTTAA
- the kdpC gene encoding potassium-transporting ATPase subunit KdpC: protein MSSASSLSAGPSSFSVIRVSLRASLLFLLLCGVVYPLVSTGAAQLLFPAQANGSLLKDSAGSVVGSSLIGQPFSDQRYFQGRVSSIDYKAEASGSNNYAPSNPELLERMKASIAQWQQDNPAVPLEQLPVALISNSGSGLDPDITPQSALVQVPRISRLTGLPTAELEALVKKHTKGRALGLFGDQRVNVLELNLSLSTRIGK from the coding sequence ATGTCATCTGCTTCTTCTTTATCAGCGGGGCCCTCTTCCTTCTCCGTAATCAGGGTATCGCTGCGCGCCAGCCTGCTGTTCCTGCTTCTTTGCGGTGTCGTGTATCCGCTCGTGAGCACGGGAGCTGCGCAGCTGCTGTTCCCGGCTCAGGCAAATGGCAGCCTGCTCAAGGATAGCGCAGGCAGCGTCGTTGGTTCGTCGCTGATCGGTCAGCCTTTCAGCGATCAGCGCTATTTTCAGGGGCGGGTATCGAGCATAGATTATAAGGCGGAAGCCTCCGGCTCTAATAACTATGCCCCCTCCAATCCGGAGCTGCTAGAGCGCATGAAAGCATCTATCGCCCAGTGGCAGCAGGATAATCCGGCCGTTCCGCTGGAGCAGCTGCCCGTAGCGCTAATAAGCAACTCCGGCTCCGGTCTAGACCCGGATATTACCCCGCAGTCGGCGCTCGTGCAGGTGCCAAGGATCAGCAGGCTGACGGGCCTGCCCACTGCCGAGCTGGAAGCACTCGTTAAGAAGCATACGAAAGGCCGCGCGCTCGGCCTCTTCGGTGACCAACGCGTCAATGTGCTGGAGCTGAATCTGTCCTTATCCACACGAATCGGCAAATAA
- a CDS encoding histidine kinase: MPPYQRKTPEEILASISRLHKGRLKIIIGSVAGSGKTYHLLQEGRLLKQQDIDVVLCVVTPSPLTDRNQTVLESELEHVPSIKWQRDGKEQQDLPLEALLARNPEVVLVDGLAHRNRMCARFQTRLEDIQYLLEHGISIITTINVYELEGEDGVIFKMTGIRAEETVPADTLEWADEVRLIDVSPETMLSRIEEGLLGSPLHPAMRLRGNLAVLREVALCLMAEGVHETLEKHREALGLSGPSGVAERIVVSAQYHFNGSLYVRRGQQIAKRLHGELAVVTFRLPGRSLLREQQTIKRSMQKLVAKVGGTFEELPLAHARKLPAALVEYATRQHATRIVMGHSKKKAWQERLQGSIVNRVLRKIRNIDVFVMTDRAEHEGERILPVKTRWGGQEALFHRLNTREIEEQAQLMRQGTFKIYIGAAPGVGKTYKMLQEGNILKRKGVDVVIGWLETHGRKETAEQVGGLSILPRAAIPYGAVRLEEMDTAALIARRPEVVLVDELAHTNVPGSRLKKRYEDILLLLENGISVISTVNVQHVESLNDAVEQLTGVRVRETVPDAILQMATEIELIDVTPQMLAQRMREGKIYRLEKVEQALGSFFKIGNLIALRELALREIADDVDERLESWKRGPSLRGPWRKREVIFVCIDLGDQAERLIRRGFRIAHRLKAEWHVHYVHSSKMQQTETQQKRLQTLRQLCERLGGQLAVSAANKRQEISGILLQKINALQATQLIIGQSRRKPWQTLFRQTIVHDMLRSARHIDMLIVAKWETEPMPPNLGTDPVKDV; this comes from the coding sequence ATGCCACCGTATCAACGCAAGACGCCGGAGGAGATATTGGCTTCTATCTCCCGGCTGCATAAAGGACGCCTGAAAATTATTATCGGCTCGGTCGCGGGCTCCGGAAAAACGTATCATCTGCTGCAGGAAGGCAGGCTGCTGAAGCAGCAGGACATTGATGTCGTCCTTTGCGTAGTAACGCCGAGTCCGCTTACGGATAGGAATCAAACGGTGCTTGAGTCCGAGCTGGAGCATGTCCCCAGCATTAAGTGGCAGCGCGATGGCAAGGAGCAGCAGGATTTGCCGCTGGAGGCGCTGCTTGCCCGCAACCCGGAGGTCGTGCTCGTCGATGGCCTCGCCCATCGCAACCGTATGTGCGCCCGCTTCCAGACGCGGCTGGAGGACATTCAATATTTGCTGGAGCATGGCATCAGCATCATTACGACGATTAACGTGTACGAGCTTGAGGGCGAGGACGGGGTTATTTTCAAAATGACGGGCATTCGTGCGGAGGAGACGGTCCCGGCGGATACGCTGGAATGGGCCGATGAGGTTCGCCTCATTGATGTATCTCCAGAGACGATGCTGAGCCGGATAGAAGAGGGGCTGCTCGGCAGCCCCCTCCATCCGGCTATGCGGCTGCGCGGCAATCTGGCTGTCCTGCGCGAAGTCGCGCTCTGCCTCATGGCGGAGGGTGTTCACGAAACGCTGGAAAAGCATCGCGAAGCGCTGGGCTTAAGCGGCCCGTCAGGAGTTGCCGAGCGGATTGTTGTTTCGGCGCAATATCACTTCAATGGCTCCCTCTATGTGCGCCGAGGCCAGCAAATTGCCAAGCGGCTGCACGGCGAGCTCGCCGTCGTCACCTTTCGGCTGCCGGGCCGCAGCCTGCTGAGGGAGCAGCAAACGATCAAACGCTCGATGCAAAAGCTGGTGGCGAAAGTCGGCGGCACGTTCGAGGAGCTCCCCCTAGCGCATGCGCGTAAGCTGCCCGCCGCACTTGTAGAATATGCAACGCGGCAGCATGCGACGCGCATTGTGATGGGCCATTCCAAGAAAAAAGCATGGCAGGAGCGTTTGCAAGGCTCCATCGTCAACCGCGTGCTACGCAAAATACGGAACATCGACGTGTTTGTGATGACGGATCGGGCGGAGCATGAGGGAGAACGAATTTTGCCCGTTAAAACCCGCTGGGGCGGACAGGAGGCGCTTTTTCACCGGCTGAATACCCGCGAAATAGAGGAACAAGCGCAGCTCATGCGTCAGGGCACGTTCAAAATTTATATCGGTGCCGCTCCCGGCGTCGGGAAAACGTACAAAATGCTCCAGGAAGGCAACATTCTTAAGCGCAAAGGCGTGGATGTCGTCATCGGCTGGCTGGAAACGCATGGACGCAAGGAAACGGCAGAGCAGGTCGGCGGCTTGTCGATTTTGCCCCGAGCAGCTATTCCCTACGGGGCAGTCAGGCTTGAGGAAATGGACACAGCGGCTCTTATCGCTCGCCGCCCTGAGGTTGTGCTTGTGGATGAGCTTGCCCATACGAATGTGCCGGGGAGTAGGCTTAAGAAAAGGTACGAAGATATTTTGCTGCTGCTGGAAAACGGGATTTCCGTTATTTCCACCGTCAACGTGCAGCATGTGGAAAGCTTGAATGATGCGGTTGAGCAGCTGACTGGTGTACGGGTGAGAGAAACGGTGCCGGATGCGATTTTACAAATGGCTACTGAAATTGAGCTCATAGACGTTACGCCCCAAATGCTGGCGCAGCGCATGCGTGAAGGTAAAATTTACAGGCTGGAAAAGGTTGAGCAGGCGCTGGGCTCTTTTTTCAAAATCGGAAATTTGATTGCCTTGCGAGAGCTGGCACTGCGCGAAATTGCAGATGATGTTGATGAACGGCTGGAGTCATGGAAACGCGGACCTTCGCTTCGGGGACCTTGGCGCAAGCGCGAGGTGATTTTTGTATGCATCGATTTGGGCGATCAGGCGGAAAGGCTTATTCGCCGCGGCTTTCGCATCGCTCACCGCTTGAAGGCAGAATGGCATGTCCACTATGTGCACAGCAGTAAAATGCAGCAAACCGAGACGCAGCAAAAGCGGCTCCAAACACTACGGCAGCTATGCGAGCGGCTTGGAGGTCAACTAGCTGTAAGTGCTGCGAACAAACGCCAAGAGATTAGCGGGATTTTGCTGCAAAAAATAAACGCCCTGCAAGCAACTCAGCTCATTATTGGGCAGTCGCGCAGGAAGCCGTGGCAGACGCTCTTCCGCCAAACGATTGTGCATGATATGCTGCGCTCCGCCCGACATATAGATATGTTAATTGTCGCAAAATGGGAAACAGAGC